A window of Diabrotica virgifera virgifera chromosome 9, PGI_DIABVI_V3a contains these coding sequences:
- the LOC126891030 gene encoding uncharacterized protein LOC126891030: MESDYSDSCSETDDSFRKPMSKKRKTTGRVRDVMRDLRAASHELGPDCITKSSVYNVLQEHRENNGEFRPAVAYHRGNKVLDTITDQHKNMIRRIVHSFFLNNELPTIQKILQKISENPHIPNLKKTTLGKVLKSINFRFKKRCRNSVLKEKNEIISWRRRYLRSIKQYKQENRSIFYLDETWVNAGHTVDKVWTDISITSARQAHVEGLATGLKHPSGKGKRLIVLHIGSKDGFVDNGLLLFESKKTGDYHEDMNSDVFEQWLQRILPTLPQNTVIVLDNAAYHSRKYEKMPTSAMRKADIQSWLRQKNIPYTDDMVKAELLALVKDNLLNRNMW, encoded by the exons ATGGAAAGTGACTACTCAGACAGTTGCAGTGAAACTGATGACTCGTTCAGAAAACCAATGAGTAAGAAACGAAAAACAACAGGTCGAGTTAGGGATGTTATGAGAGATTTGCGAGCAGCGTCTCACGAGCTTGGGCCGGATT gtaTCACCAAGTCATCAGTTTATAATGTTTTACAAGAACATCGCGAAAATAATGGTGAATTTAGACCAGCAGTTGCGTACCATAGAGGAAACAAAGTTCTTGATACAATTACAGATCAACATAAGAATATGATTCGTCGGATTGTTCACAGTTTCTTCTTAAATAATGAGCTTCCAACAATCCAAAAAATTCTTCAGAAAATTTCTGAAAATCCTCACATCCCTAATCTAAAGAAGACTACTTTGGGAAAAGTAttgaaatcaattaattttcg CTTTAAGAAAAGATGCCGAAATAGTGTCCTAaaggaaaaaaatgagattatatCGTGGAGGCGTCGATACTTGCGAAGTATAAAGCAGTATAAACAGGAAAATCGAAGTATCTTCTATCTGGATGAGACTTGGGTCAACGCTGGCCATACTGTTGACAAAGTTTGGACAGATATATCAATTACCAGTGCTCGACAAGCGCATGTGGAAGGCCTAGCTACAGGACTTAAGCATCCTTCTGGAAAAGGAAAAAGACTCATTGTCTTACATATCGGTTCCAAAGATGGGTTTGTCGATAATGGATTGCTATTGTTCGAGTCTAAGAAAACTGGTGACTACCACGAAGATATGAATTCAGATGTTTTCGAGCAGTGGTTACAAAGAATTCTACCAACTCTACCTCAAAATACGGTTATTGTCTTAGACAATGCAGCATACCACAGTAGGAAATACGAAAAAATGCCAACCAGTGCCATGCGGAAGGCTGATATTCAAAGTTGGTTACGACAAAAGAATATTCCATACACTGATGATATGGTCAAGGCAGAACTATTAGCATTGGTAAAAGATAATCTATTGAACAGAAATATGTGGTAG